ATCAATTTCTTCCTGTCAGCATAAATTCATCTCAGAGGCTGTTTATACATTACAGAAAATGTTCAGGTGGAATCAGACACCCTTGCAATAGTACAGCTCATATTGCTACAAATATACTGCAAGTCTCTCAGCAACACTTCCAGCTACaccaacctttctctctctctctctctctctctcgctctctgtcaagAGACCAACTGTTGTGCTACATGGAAAATGTATGTTCCTATTCAATAAAGCTTTTGATCCAGGCTGTTTCCAGAGTGTTAACTGAGTATTTACTTTTAAGGTCAGAGAGAAACATGAAAGGCTTTGCTGTTCCGCCAGTGGCGAGAATAATGAAGACGGGAGGCGTGAGAAATGATTAATGTGTGAGCCAGCCTCTCCCAGGCCCTTCTCAGCATTTAGCACTTTGACCCAGGTTAGCTCTCCACCAGAGGCCCACCGGGGAGGGCTGGAGATGGAGGGCCGTATTCTGCAACACACCGTATAAGTGTGTGTATGGTTCAgtgcccatcacacacacacacacacacacacacacacacacacacacacacacacacacacacacacacacacacacacacacacacacacacacacacacacacacacacacacacacacacacacacacacacacacacacacacacacaagtatgcaTACATGtgcagtttatatatatatatacacacacatttcatATGCATACTGCTGACTTCAAACAAGCACATCAACAAACCCATGGCACAGGCAGTTCTGTACAGTATgtgcactcacacagacagtgtacaTTCGACAATACTGGATTGATATCAATATCGCCTACCTACACCGTAAACAGAGAacgataatgatgataataatttgTTCAAACCTTTTTCTTTTCTGTCCTACATGAAGTGTGTCTCCATCATGAGGCTGGTGTGGAAGTCCCTGGACAAGATGAGGTGTTTTCGTAAAcgctccaccatccccttcctGGGGGTCCTGATCACATCTCTTCTGTTCTTCAACCTGTACATGGAGGATGCATACGTCTTGGTAGGTTATTATTGGCTGTCTCTGGATCTTCCTTCCTATGACATAtttgtattttacatttgagtaacaATATAGTCATTTTTTTAGGAGGCGGGTAAAAGACAGCTGATGCATCCTTCAAACTCTGAGAGATATGTTCACAACTTTAGAGACCTCACGAATTTCTCTGGAACCTTAAATGTCACATACCGTTACCTCGCTGGGAATCCACTGCCCCGAAAAAGTAAATATACCTTTTATTTTAGATATGTAGAGATACACATAGTATGTATATTATCCTGAAAGTCATTGATTTGTTAAAAAATAATTTGATTTGGAATCATATCAATGTTTGTGTTTACAGAATATCTAACCATTGGGTTGTCATCTGTGAAAAGAAAAAAAGGGAATTACCTGATGGAGACAATCAAATCCATTTTTGACCAGTCCAGTTATGAGGAACTGAAAGAGATTGTGGTAGTGGTTCACCTGGCAGACTTTGACCTGGCCTGGTGTGAAAAGCTGGTGCAGGACATCTCCAGGAAGTTTGCCCACCACATCATCGCTGGGCGTCTCCTAGTGATCCATGCCCCTGAGGTGTACTACCCATCACTGGATGGGCTGAAAAGGAACTACAATGACCCAGAGGACAGAGTACGCTTCCGCTCCAAGCAGAACGTGGACTACGCCTTCCTCCTCAACTTCTGCACCAACCTCTCAGATTTTTACATGATGCTGGAGGACGATGTGCGCTGCTCAAGGAACTTCCTGACATCCCTGAAGAAGGTGGTCACCTCCAGGGAAGGCTCCTACTGGGTGATGCTGGAATTCTCCAAGCTTGGCTACATAGGGAAGCTCTACCAATCAAGTGACCTGCCGCGCCTGGTCCACTTCCTGCTCATGTTCTACCAGGAGATGCCTTGCGACTGGCTCCTTATTCACTTCCGGGACCTGTTGGCCCAGAAAAATGTGATCCGCTTCAAGCCCTCTCTGTTCCAGCACATGGGCTACTACTCCT
The Salmo salar chromosome ssa16, Ssal_v3.1, whole genome shotgun sequence DNA segment above includes these coding regions:
- the LOC106573155 gene encoding alpha-1,3-mannosyl-glycoprotein 4-beta-N-acetylglucosaminyltransferase C-like, coding for MRLVWKSLDKMRCFRKRSTIPFLGVLITSLLFFNLYMEDAYVLEAGKRQLMHPSNSERYVHNFRDLTNFSGTLNVTYRYLAGNPLPRKKYLTIGLSSVKRKKGNYLMETIKSIFDQSSYEELKEIVVVVHLADFDLAWCEKLVQDISRKFAHHIIAGRLLVIHAPEVYYPSLDGLKRNYNDPEDRVRFRSKQNVDYAFLLNFCTNLSDFYMMLEDDVRCSRNFLTSLKKVVTSREGSYWVMLEFSKLGYIGKLYQSSDLPRLVHFLLMFYQEMPCDWLLIHFRDLLAQKNVIRFKPSLFQHMGYYSSYKGAENKLKDDDFEEDSIDIPDNPPASLYTNINVFENYDATKAYSSVDEYFWGKPPSTGDFFVIVFHEPSNISKIKIVTGTDDRQNDILHHGALEVGEKLVGTKRGRQCSSYITLGEFKNGNIEVQDVDHKIAFDIQCVRIVVTASQKEWLIIRKISLWTT